DNA sequence from the Hippopotamus amphibius kiboko isolate mHipAmp2 chromosome 1, mHipAmp2.hap2, whole genome shotgun sequence genome:
ccgggacagggagggtgggagggtgtggcgggagggagggaatatggggatatatgtgtaaatacagctgattcactttggtgtagctcaaaaactggtacaagagtgtaaagcaattacattccaataaagatcttaaaaaaataaataaaataactgacaaaaaataaaataaattgtgtgtgtgtatttaggcTCTAAATATCAGAAACACAAAACTCATCAAAgaaatttttgtatatttctgatGGAGCAAAAAGTAGTTAAATTTCAAActtcattttaatacatttatttttatctccaaaTGAACTGTGGGATTGACAAAATGTCAATTTGAAGCTGTCCATAAATAATGTTCTTGCTTTCATAAATTTAATTCAATAATGTGAAGCACATTAAATGTGAATAAGTCAAATTTGTCTTTTTAGATATTTCCTGAATATTATTAAAGGCTTTAATAAAACTTACAATGTAACCtttaattgtaatatatttatctaaagaaatattttatggaaaataactcatttattttatattatgtaagcatatactatgaaaaataattttaaaaattctttagggAATTCTTGATATGTTACTATGAATATACTTTTagaattaaaggaaagaagaagtCAAGATTGATTTAGACCAACCTAAAATTACACAAACAAGAcgagaattttaaaatgtttgaattccCATCACACCATTTCCGACTCATATATTATTACTGTCCAACTATCTGACTTGCTGTTAATCACCCAGCTGAGACCAAAGGACTCACTAAGCCCAAATCATCAACCACAGACTCATGAACTAAATAagtgtttattgttttaaaaactgagttcTGAAGTGGTTTGTTGCACAGcttaattaaatagaaataaactgcCACAACCAATACAGAGGCTTTTGTTGTTTGCAACTGAGAGCCTTAGACAACTTCCTTTAGTTCTTCTCGTCAACCTGAAAACACCCAGGTTAGTTCACTCCATAAGTAACAGTAGGGCTTTTACTATAAATGAATCACAGTGACAGGTGCTGGAGATGAAGCTGTGGGAGAAAACATACATGACCCGTATGTTCTCAGATTTTAAAGTCTTACAATGTGTGATGAGTGAAAAAGGAGGAACTGATACAGTAACTTacaaaaagtttttattggagaCAGAGAAACACAGGGATAAAATGTTTATGTGTAGTCAGTCAGCTTTGTAAATCACAGATTTAGGTCATAACATAGCTGGCTTGTTCCCAATATCCAAGCAGTCAGTCTCTCCACCTTCACAGACACTTTTGAGCTCCTTATTTCCTAGCTAATGCCCAGATTCCAGGTGAAGGGCATCATCTTAACACCCAGCACCTAGGAGCTCCTTGATAGACAACCTTGCAAGCTCATCATCAAGACCGCAAGAGCTAGATCTCCATTCTGCCATGAGGTACAGAGTCTTTATCTCCCACTGTTTTGAAGTTCACAACCATGTGAATCAGTAAATGTCCTTAGTCTACTGGTGAAACCCCAGCCTCTAAACACAGGGGGAAAATGGTTCCTCTAACAGCCACACAAATATGGCTATTTTATATAACAAACAATAGACTGCCACAATTTCCTTACATACATTAGGTAATTAAATGTCCCTTTAGGAGGACATAGAGCCTCTCTTCCTTGTGGGGAGATATGAACAGGACAGCTCAGCAGGAAATAGAATGGCTAAAAGAGAGTGGAAAGACCCTACAACTGAAACAATagaccaaaaagcaaacaaatttgTTTGTAAATCATATCCTGAATCAGTTAATTTTTACCGTTTATGGAGAAGCTTCTTCTGGGTGTCCTGCTCCTCACGTTTCTCTCAGAGGGTATGACACAGAGAGGTAGGTCCTGAGCCTTGTTGGGATAAAGTTTTCTCCAAGTCCCAGGGGAACTGGAGTACAGCATCGTTTGTTACTACTGCTGCTGTGTTGAGGAAGATGTGAATGAAGGATGCTATAAGTTATCTATTGCAGTGTTACAACTCACCttaaaatttagcagcttaaaaaaaacaaacatttattatctcattctATCTGTGAGTCAGGAATCAGGGAATATCTCAGCTGGATGATTCTGACTCAAGGTCTCTCATGAACCAGTCAACCAGAGCTGTCCTCTCATCTGACAGCTCTACTTggggaggatctgcttccaagctcactcacatggTAATCATCAGGATTCAGCTCTTACAGGCTGCTGGGTTTAGGGCTCAGTTCctcactggctgttggctggaggctgcCCTTAGTTCCTTGTCACATGGATCTTTCTATCAAGCAGCCTctgacatggcagctggcttctccAACAGTGAGTGACCTAACAGAGAGAAAGTGCCTAGCACAAAAGCACAATCtttcttaaagaactaaaaatagaaccaccatatgatccagcaatcccactcctgggcatatgtccagagaaaattgtaattagaaaagatacatgcaccccagtgttcactgcagcactgtttacaacaaacaagacatggaagcaacctaaatgtccactgacagatgaatggataaagaagatgtggtgcatatatacaatggaatattactcagtcattaaaaagaatgaaataatgccatttgcagcaacatggatggacctagagattatcatactaaatgaagtaagtcatgtagagaaagacaaatattatacgatatcacttatatgtggaacctaaaaaaaatagatacaaatgaatttatttacaaaacagaaacagattcacagacatagaaaacaaacatggttactaaaggggaaacactggggggagggataaattaggagtctgggattaacgtgtatacactactatatataaaatagataatcaacaaggacctactgtatagcacagggaaatctattTAATATTGTGTCATAACCTATACGggacaagaatctgaaaaagaatggctatatgtatatgtataactgaatcacttagctgtacagctgaaactagcacaacactgtaaatcaactaaactccaatataaagtaaaaattaaatttaaaaaattttttaaaagaaataaaacttgggggggccagggggtgaaggggaagctgcgatgaagtgagagagtagcatagacatatgtatactaccaactgtaaagtagccagtgggaagttgctatataacaaagggagttcaactcgaggatggatgatgccttagaggaatgggacggggagggtgggggagagtcgagggagggagggaatacggggatatgtgtataaaaacagatgattgaacttggtgtacccccaaaaaaataataaataaataaataaaattttaaaaaaaggaaataaaacttggaagcagctgaaaataaaaagcacagtctTTTCAAAACCTAATCTCCTGTCACTTACGTCAGTTCTGCTGTATTCTGTTCATTAGCAGCGAGTTAACCTACAATCAAGGAGAGGAGAATTATTTCAGACATagttttaaaaccaccacagaTGCTGATGAGTGAGGATATGGCTGGCAGAAGGAAGCCCCAGAGAAAGGACAGCTGGCTTTGCTTACTATATGGGAACACCATTACCTCTGACCTGAGAGAACAAGAAGGGATGTGCAACTTTTATTAGAAAAGGATGTTATTGTAGGGGCTGGGTGTTTATTCTCtgattcttttcaataaattagtTTGGGTCACAtgagagaaaatatgaaattttagaaGAATCTTGAACTTTAAATAGAGAACCAGATTCTCCCAAACTAATTGAATTGCCTTTGTGAAGTTGCTGaactctgatcctcagtttcttcatctatgaaatgggtatAAGAATGACATCAAACTTGCAAAGAGCTGTTTATGAAGATTGAGTGAAATACGCTAAAGGGAAAAATTTACTTTGTAATGCATAAGTGCTACAAAAAACGTTAGTTTTTATTAGCAGTAAAAAAGCTTTAATGTTCTGGCacccttttttcctccctttctatTATACCCACTAAGCACAACTCCATCTTCTCAAGTTTGAGACACCCACTTCTCTACCACTATCGGTTATAAGTTATTCAAAACACCACTCTCTGGCTAGCCATGCTGTTTTGCTCCAGATTTGTATACTGACAAGGTCACAAATCTCACCCAGGGTGATATTTAGATGACCGAGTATAAATTCATGGTTTACTTTCCCATCCTCCCAACTCCTGTTGCAGTGGCTAAAGTTCCTTCCCCCACCGCTGTAATCTCCTGCTAGCTCCCTCTCTCTAAATGTTCTGTTCCTATTCTTTGTCCAAGGTGAGCATTTCTTAAGAAATCCCTATATctaaagaaataagaattcatgctatttttccatttcctacTAGAAAGCAAAAGTAACTCAACTCAGGACTTCATAATGCTTCTTGGCTATGTCTCCCTTGATTCAGTTAGtcattattctttaaattatttcaagaGCATAAGAGTTGTTAAATTTGCTTTCCTAAGCAAGAATAAAGCAGCTGGTTTTATAATAATTAAGCCCACTCCTCTGACGGGTCTCAAGAGGAAAGAAGTAAATGATACGTAATTCCATGATCCTGGGTTGCACCCATCGGGAAACAAGCAGTGGGAAACTGGTCCTGAACTGGCACACAGAGCTGCAAAAGGGGAGTGGCGAGGAAGGCAAGGGCACCATAAGGACCGTGTGGTTTGCACGCTTTTCTATGCTTTGGACTTTGCAAACGATGAGCGTTGGCCCAGCAGAGCCAAGCTATGGTTCCAGAAGGGCCATCATAGCAATATCTATCCTCACTTACAAATGTCCCATGGGAGACATCTCAAAATATGATCAGCAGTGGGAGAACATGGGGTGCTACATACTTTAACCCTTATGGTCCAGGATTCAGCCGTGTTTCATTTTCTATGACTGGTGTTTGCTGTTCTACCCAGATGAAATCTACAGAGAGCATGCAATGGGGGTTGATATAGGACATCTTTAATTCCTCTTTCTATCAGCACAACTGTAGCAAACCCGGTCTTTTAACGCTGTTTGCTTATACAGTCACTGAGATAATGCACTTACAGGCACCTTGTAAACGCTATGTTATGTACTCTATGAGGATCTTCAGTGAGAGCAAATCAAAGCAGAGAATTGATGGGATTtttgtcacatttttttcttttctctgcagacTTGAGAGGGAAGGTGTTTATTTTCCCTGAAGAATCAAACACAGCCCATGTGTCCCTGATCCCCAGGGTGAAGAAGCCACTGAAGAGTTTCACTCTGTGCCTGAAAGCCTTCACAGACCTCACCCGCCCTCACAGCCTCTTCTCCTACAACACTAGGTCTATAGACAACGAGCTACTTCTCTTTGTTAACAAAGTAGGAGACTACGTGCTGTATATTGGGAACACTGCCGTCACTTTCAAGGTCCCCCCATCTCCTTATGCCCCAATCCATCTCTGTGCCAGCTGGGAGTCTGCCTCTGGGATTGCTGAGCTCTGGGTGAACGGGAAGCCAGTGGGGAGGAAGGGTTTGAGGAAAGGGTACTCTTTGGGAGCGGAGGCGAGCATCATCCTGGGACAGGAGCAGGATTCTTTTGGGGGAGGTTTTGATGAAAAACAATCCTTTGTTGGAGAGATTTGGGATGTGTTCTTGTTGGATCGTGTGGTCTCCTTAAAGGATATATGCTTCTCCTGTTACCCTGGCAGCATATTGAATTGGCAGGCCCTGATTTATAAAGATAGAGGCTACGTGGTGGTGAAGCCCAAGTTGTGGGCTTAAGCCCCACTGCCTTCCGACATGATTTGTGTTTCATAATAATCACTCGCACATTCTCTTTGAAATTAAATACgttgatttccatttttctggcTCTCTGAAGATGGTGTAAACTACACTGAAGACACAAGGACTAGGTAGAccttttatatacattctttgttGTTGCAAACAGTACCTGGGATGAATTACACATACTTTTCTGCAGCATCAAACTACAGGAACTCAGGGGAACACACTGCTTTCAGTACGGGTGTCAACCTTCTAGAGCCCTGTATAGTTGTGGGAGGCCCCATGGGGTTCTGTGTGCAAAAAGTTCATCAATCTATAAAAATGATGTGACCGCTGGGAAGGGCTTTCCGGGATGGGCTTCTACCGTGAGCAGGACCTCCGAAGAGAGAATCTCATGTGGGGCTTTCTCAGAAGCAAGGTTGTGAGTGTTCCCTTTGAACCTAACCCAGAAGGGATTCAGAGGTGTTCTCAGGCAACCTGGATAAAGGCAAAGATGAACTACCTTGGGGGCTCTTCTCCACATTCACTCTCTTGGAGGTAGCTGCTCTGAGGAGGCAAAGCTTTTATTGCTTTGGGTAACACTCCATAAACACGATGATTTCCCTTCTTGGTCCTGGTGCCATTAGGGATTCCCAAGTCCTTTGTTTGACAGCACTTTCAATGCCTCTTCAGTGGGGACACTTGGACTGTCCTCAAGCAGAAGGATGGTGGGTGGGAGACatgggttaattttttttcttttaacatcaaCCCTTTATGGACTGGAAGACATTTGGCAAGTTCTGTCTCTTTTGAACGCCAGGCCAAATCATCCCAAAGTCTTAAACTTTTCTCGCAAATCAATACAATTTTCCCCCTCAGAAggcaataacaataaaaattggTAGACTCCCAGACTCTTGTTTAGACAAGGGTTTAAACTGAGTTTGAACGAGGTACCCAACGGTTCACAGAAAATGAGTTCATCAATGTAAATAGAAATGAAGAGGGCAAAGGCAAGACGCAAGTATCATCCCAGGCTCCAcacagagatgaatgaaaatcaTAGGCTAATTTCCAGATATGAGACAGCCAGAGTTGGTTGGGAGGTGGTGTTgataaatttaattcttttttcttttctttggctgtgccacgcagcatgtgggaccttggTTTCCTgtccagggatcgaatctggccACCTGGCAGAGGAATcacagactcctaaccactggaccgccagggaattcccttaataaatttaatttcaaaacagATCTTCAGATAGCTCTACACTTGTGAATAGATGATAGCATAAGCATTACTGCCAGAGAAAGCATGTATAACTGCAATGAAATTCAATTGCTGGATGTGACAAGTTACTCACTAACATGTAAATATACAAAACTCACCAAGGAAACAGTCCTAATGTGAGCTTcaacaaaattggaaaaaaaaattcatggctCTCCAAGGCAGGTGAGAATGTTTGAGGCTGATAATATCTCTTCTGGAATGTTAGTCTGTTACTCTTGTCATTGCCCAAAGGAGAAAGTGACGATAAATAGGAAAGGTGGTTTTGACTGTGCTTTCAACACATCCTATCCACCAATGATACTGTCTCTGAAGTTTTAGAGCTCAATATCTACCTGACATTTAGGTTGATCTTTCAACCCATCACTTCGAACAGGCATTACACAGCCCACTTTTCTGCCAGTAACAAAGTGGAAGCAATCAGCCACCCCcttgcctattttttttcccctactagCTTTACACCTTGTGCCAAGCATCTCACCATGTCCCTAGTAATAACCTCTCAGATGAATAGACGGTATAGGAGAATGACGGTCAAAACAAAACTCAAGTCAGGGAAATTCTTAATTCTTTAATGCAGGCTCACCATCAAATTGTGCAACTCTTTCTGGGTAGAGGAAGAATGATAGgatcaaatatttttttgtgaTTGCAAACTACCCAGAGTATGATAGGCTATATACAAATCACCAAAAATCCTAGGCAAGGGTTTTTTTGCCAATAGCACGGTGAAGAGCATCCTTGACCTCTTTGTTCCTTAGAGTGTACACCACAGGATTAAGGAGAGGAGTGAAAACGGTGTAAGTCACCGAAATCAATTGGTCCTGATCCGTCATGTTCTTGGACGTGGGCTTGAGGTAGGCAAAGGAGGCACAGCCATAGTGAACAATGACCACAGTGAGGTGGGAGGCGCACGTGGCAAAGGCCTTCTTCCGGCCCTCGGCAGAGGCGATCTTGAGGATGGTGGAGATGATGAGGACATAGGAGATGAAGACCAGGCCCATGGGCACCACGATAACAAGTGAGCTGACAAGGAAATTAATGATGTCATGTGTGGTGGTGTCAGCACAGGAGAGTTTCATAACTGGGCGGATGTCACAAAAATAATGGGCCACCTCTCTGTCACAAAAGGGCAGGCTGAACACAGAGGAAATCTGAATTGTGGCCACAAGCAGCCCTATGCTGCAGGCCCCCCACACCAGCCGGGCACACACCCTCTTGTTCATGGTGACCGTGTACCTCAAGgggttgcagatggccacatagcggtcgtACCCCATCACTGTGAGCAGGAAGCAGTTGTTGATGGCCAAAGTGATGAAGAGGAACATCTGGGTGGCACAAGCTGCCAAGGAGATGGGTCGGCTCAGGCCTGCGAGGCTGGAGAGCATCCGAGGTACAATGACCAATGTGTACAAGGTCTCTGAAGTGGACAGCATAGcaagaaagaagtacatgggtgtgtgaagGTGATGATCAATGCTGATAATTGTCACAATGATGATGTTGCCAGCCAAGGTTAAAAGGTACAAGGTAAGAAATACCGCAAAGAGGGTGAGCTTGTGTTCGTGAAAGCTGGAAAAACCTTGGAAAATAAATTCACTCACCACTGTGTGGTTCTCTGCCTTCATTGATAAATTCCAGGCCCCACATCTGGAGACTTAGGCCAAGCAGCCAGAATACATCAGTGCCCAATGGTCTGAGCAAGACAACTctaggagaaggaaaaaataaggatCTGCTCCTGGTGGACACCTGGTTAACGAGGACTGCTGTTCACCTATAGGTAAAGGATAGAAAAACACAATCTGGAAACAATTTCATGTATGGAGATttatacaaaagaatgaatagGGACGGGATaagatagaaggaaggaaggccagGTCAAGTGTGCAAGAAGTTTCCTGCTGTGTTAGAACATGGTGTTAGGGGAAAAGTGAAgctaaagaaataggaaatgcaTAGTTAtaaatttggaaagaattttCTCATGATTACAGTTTCAGACATATTTTTTTACCTGAAACAAATTTTCCAACTTTGTCCACAACTCTTCCACTTTTGTTTAAGGCACATTTTTATCATCTTCTCAAACATCTTCCCTGCTAAATTGCCAAAGGAGACAATGCTCTCTGCTCCAGCAAGACATAAACTTTGCTTTCTCCCTGTTCCACTTGCTTGCATCTTTCGTGAACCCTTTTCACAAGTCATTCAACAGCTTCCAGTCCgactgcccccgccccccacacacatacacattgttttttttaacaagccACATGCCTCTATGTTTTTTAATACTTACCTCAAGCCTCCTCTTGCCCAGAAAGTCTCAGGACTAAATACAACCTATCAATACAAGCTGCCTATAGTGTAGTTCAATTGCTCAGTGTCATGCTGTAACTGGGTCTCACAGatggtgtgtgtttctgtgtgttttctACCTTGTGCTTAGATTTGGATTTCCAGAGGTACTTTGACTCACTGCTAGACTCTGAACTGTCTTCTCTGATTCCTTCAGGATTATAAACAGGTAACTTTGGGGAAACCGGTTTGCACACCTCTCCCTCTATTCCCTACTGGGGAGTCACTGGGGATCAGAAAGTtctcattaattaaaacagtttaataatagtaataacaacaataataatagtccCTTATGGcaatttttagtttataaagaatttttacCTATATTATTTAACAGCATAACAATCCCAAATGTTAGGTAAGAATTATCTCCATTTTGGAGATGGGGAACCTAAAGATACCTAGGATTAGATGATTTGTCCAAAATTATTAAGTCTTTGATCtactcttttaattttaaagccaGTGTAATTTGTCCTGCACCACAACTGCCTGAGAAGCATCATGACTACACAGCAGATAAGGAAGAagatactttttttgttttgcttttattaaaaataattaatgcatTTTCCTCACTCTGGGAATGAGGTTACATTAGGAGAaagttgaggacttccctggtggcgcagtggttaagaatccgcctgtcagtgcagggggacacgggttcgagccctcgttcgggaatatcccacatgccttggagcaactaagcccgtgcaccacaacttctgtgactgctctctagagcccgcaagccacaagtactgagcccatgccctgcaattactgaagcccacgcgcctagagcccatgctccacaagagaagtgcactgcaatgaaggggaGCCTCCGTTCTCTGCAACTTCAGAAAgctcgcgtgcagcaatgaagacccgatgcagctgataaataaaatttaaaaataaataaatcaaataaacaaatttttttttaaattggaaaagcCGAAAAAcgtgaaaactggaaaaatttggAAGTGTATAAATAACTATATGAAATATGAGCATGTTAGTGACAATGCATGTCCATTTTCCTTGGCTTGATATTTCCActtccaattatttattttaaggaaataatcagagatatGTATCAAGATGTATATACAAgaagtttttattatattatttataataaggaataccaaaaataatgtaaattgacacaggaatgattaaataaattataacacaTCTATCTGCTGGCAATTATGCAGCCATTATATGTCTAAAAAGGGCTGATATGGAAAAATACAATAGATACCTAGATAGATAAACAGAtcataatttcataaaaataaagaaaagaaaaagaaaaaggaattaataaaggaaggaaagacatTCAATAGCACACATGCCTTTAAAAGAAAGCCTGGAAGTGAATATAccaaaatgctaaaaatatttttttctgggtaGTGAATTAtcttatattaattttctttttatgctcTCTATCTAATCAagattttcttcttaattattcACTtctaaacacaaaaacaaaattgtttaattcttttccaaaaaGGAATTTTCTAATGAGGCTGCAGAGAGGATTGAGAAGAAAAGGTGAAAGTAGTGGGTATTTACCTTGGAGAAGAAAATGTTGACACTGTAACATACAGCTAACTTAAAGTctctaaacagacattttataGAAATTTGAGCACCCAAGGGCCAGATTTAGAGGAAATGCActtcaattttaaagaaagattgtagttgataaaaagaaaaactttctgaAGAATGCTAAAAATAGAGTGTGGCAAGTGAGTCACTCACCTTGGGTGCAGAATTTAAGggagcaccaaaaaaaaaaaaacaaccctcagtaatcaaaataaatcagattttatgcagtattttaaaaaatgaatgtaaaaatccaagatgaacaaaatattaaaattttaaataaagacaaccAGTTCTGACTATTACTATAGTGGGATGCAAGTAGCTGAATGAGGGCAgattttgaaaagcagaaaaatataaaatattttcaaaatatagagaaaatgcaGAGCAAAATATGTGCTCCTTTTCCTTTGAGATGTGGTGATGGGCTAGTCCTTAACCACTTCTGTTTAACTGAGATTCATGATGTATTACTGAACAAGACAAAATTCAAAGCTTATGTAACTGGAAAAATCAATCCTACCTATATTAAGGGgaacgaaaaaaaaaaagctaggctATAGAAGAGAAAAGATTGACTAGAGCTTGTCGTTCCTGCAATTCCATCTCCTCCCCTACCACCCCCTTAGGAAAACGAGGACTCCTTAAGATGGCAAAGAATCAATCAGTGATAACACTAGGATGGTAAGGTCATGATAACTGAAACAAAATGGCAGCTTCCCTCTGCGGAATTCACATCACTGAAAAAACCAACACCTTACAGcactttctgtttccttggattCTGGCTCTTGAACCAAAAATATCcctccatgttaaaaaaaaaataaaaatatttccttctagAGACATCATTTTCTGCTTAGACCTGACAACCAACCCTAAGCAAAGGGTTAATCTTATTCATTTCATTATCCAAGTCTTTGCTTCCAATTGGATGCAAGCTGGAAAATTTTATGTGCTTAGTAGCTTTACATCCtttaaatataactgaatcatagAATCTTAGAGTTGGGAGGTAATTTTAAAAGCACAGCACTTCTCACAAATATCCCCCAAACTCTGCTTCAGCACTTCTAATAATTGGAAATTCATCATCTTACAAGTTAgcattacctctttttttttttttttaaagaaatgaagtttacttaaaaaataaaactaggctcatcatattataaaaaaaaaagccatctgtACAGAAGGGTATAACTGGAAAAGtgagttttctctttctgtactTTGCATTCTCTGATCCAGAGGAAAACAtgatttatgtttgtttgttttaatttgtttatttctgtctaGAA
Encoded proteins:
- the LOC130841278 gene encoding mucosal pentraxin-like, with protein sequence MEKLLLGVLLLTFLSEGMTQRDLRGKVFIFPEESNTAHVSLIPRVKKPLKSFTLCLKAFTDLTRPHSLFSYNTRSIDNELLLFVNKVGDYVLYIGNTAVTFKVPPSPYAPIHLCASWESASGIAELWVNGKPVGRKGLRKGYSLGAEASIILGQEQDSFGGGFDEKQSFVGEIWDVFLLDRVVSLKDICFSCYPGSILNWQALIYKDRGYVVVKPKLWA
- the LOC130836373 gene encoding olfactory receptor 10J1-like, whose product is MKAENHTVVSEFIFQGFSSFHEHKLTLFAVFLTLYLLTLAGNIIIVTIISIDHHLHTPMYFFLAMLSTSETLYTLVIVPRMLSSLAGLSRPISLAACATQMFLFITLAINNCFLLTVMGYDRYVAICNPLRYTVTMNKRVCARLVWGACSIGLLVATIQISSVFSLPFCDREVAHYFCDIRPVMKLSCADTTTHDIINFLVSSLVIVVPMGLVFISYVLIISTILKIASAEGRKKAFATCASHLTVVIVHYGCASFAYLKPTSKNMTDQDQLISVTYTVFTPLLNPVVYTLRNKEVKDALHRAIGKKTLA